A region of Thermus caldifontis DNA encodes the following proteins:
- a CDS encoding DUF503 domain-containing protein, whose translation MKAYLGLYTARLETPARSLKEKRALIKPALERVKARFPVSAARLYGLDAWGFEVVGLSLLGNDPAWVEETLREAARFLAYQGAFRVALEAFHLEAIDLDGLV comes from the coding sequence ATGAAAGCCTACCTAGGCCTCTACACCGCAAGGCTGGAAACCCCGGCCCGTAGCCTCAAGGAAAAGCGCGCCCTCATCAAGCCGGCCCTGGAGCGGGTCAAGGCCCGCTTTCCCGTTAGCGCCGCCCGGCTCTACGGCCTGGACGCCTGGGGCTTTGAGGTGGTGGGCCTGAGCCTTCTGGGCAACGACCCCGCCTGGGTGGAGGAAACCCTCAGGGAGGCCGCCCGCTTTCTGGCCTACCAGGGGGCTTTCCGGGTAGCCCTGGAGGCGTTTCACCTGGAGGCCATAGACCTAGACGGCTTGGTCTAG
- a CDS encoding thiolase family protein produces MQEVYIVSAVRTPIGKFGGAFKDVSPVELGAHAMRAALARAGVEGKALDLYVFGNVLRAGHGQLLPRQAALRAGIPKEVDGYQVDMVCASGMMAVMNAVQFLRTGEAHLVLAGGMESMSQAGFYLSHRARWGYKFLMGAPENLQDILLRDGLSDPFSGEAMGEQAERLAQDHGVSREEVDQVAYHSHRRAAEATEKGWFAREMAPMELPGKRGRVVVDRDEGIRPETTLESLAALKPAFKEDGILTAGNASQISDGAAALLLASEEAVKAHGLKPLARVLGGAWAAGEAWRFPEAPIPAVKRLLDRLGMGTKDFGLFENNEAFALNNVLFHRLLGVPYERLNVFGGAVALGHPIGASGARILVTLLNALEVKGEERGLAAICHGTGGSTALAVERV; encoded by the coding sequence ATGCAAGAGGTGTATATCGTTTCCGCGGTGCGCACCCCCATCGGAAAGTTTGGGGGGGCGTTTAAGGACGTAAGCCCGGTGGAGCTGGGGGCCCACGCCATGCGAGCGGCCCTGGCCCGAGCCGGGGTGGAGGGGAAGGCCTTGGACCTCTACGTGTTCGGCAATGTGCTGAGAGCCGGGCACGGGCAGCTACTGCCCCGGCAGGCGGCCCTGAGGGCGGGCATCCCCAAGGAGGTGGACGGGTACCAGGTGGACATGGTCTGCGCCTCGGGGATGATGGCGGTGATGAACGCCGTGCAGTTCCTGCGCACGGGGGAGGCCCACCTGGTCCTGGCCGGGGGGATGGAGTCCATGAGCCAGGCGGGGTTTTACCTCTCCCATAGGGCCAGGTGGGGGTACAAGTTCCTCATGGGGGCGCCGGAAAACCTCCAGGATATCTTGCTCCGGGACGGTCTATCGGACCCGTTTTCGGGCGAGGCCATGGGGGAGCAGGCGGAGAGGCTGGCCCAGGACCATGGGGTATCCCGGGAGGAGGTGGACCAGGTGGCCTACCACTCCCACCGGCGGGCGGCGGAGGCCACGGAGAAGGGGTGGTTTGCCCGGGAGATGGCCCCCATGGAGCTTCCCGGGAAGAGGGGGAGGGTGGTGGTGGACCGGGACGAGGGCATCCGCCCCGAGACCACCTTGGAGTCCTTGGCGGCCCTGAAGCCCGCCTTCAAGGAGGATGGCATCCTCACCGCCGGGAACGCCAGCCAGATTTCCGACGGGGCGGCGGCCCTCCTTTTGGCCTCGGAGGAGGCGGTGAAGGCCCATGGCCTCAAGCCCCTGGCCCGGGTGCTGGGAGGGGCCTGGGCGGCGGGGGAGGCTTGGCGCTTCCCCGAGGCTCCCATTCCGGCGGTGAAGCGTCTTTTGGACCGGCTGGGCATGGGGACCAAGGACTTCGGCCTCTTTGAGAACAACGAGGCCTTTGCCCTGAATAACGTCCTCTTCCACCGGCTTCTGGGGGTGCCCTATGAGCGCCTGAACGTCTTCGGGGGGGCGGTGGCCTTAGGCCACCCCATCGGGGCCAGCGGGGCCAGGATCCTGGTCACCCTCTTGAATGCCCTGGAGGTCAAGGGGGAGGAGCGGGGTCTGGCGGCCATCTGCCACGGGACCGGGGGGTCCACGGCCTTGGCGGTGGAGCGGGTCTAG
- a CDS encoding GspH/FimT family protein, whose product MTSRGLTLLELLVVLGVLGVLLGLGLPLLSPNRLALDTAARSLAAQVTRARLEAIRQNSFAGLVVFTQDAGGYAVFVDRDGNRVYDPGEEVQLVRLGQGDWARVRLDPSRSTLGNMPILFDPRGLPAKPITGTISLTSGTATRKVVISQQGRARVE is encoded by the coding sequence ATGACCAGCCGAGGCCTTACCCTTTTGGAGTTATTGGTTGTCCTAGGGGTCCTAGGGGTGTTGCTGGGGCTAGGCCTTCCCCTCCTTTCCCCCAATCGCTTGGCCCTGGACACCGCCGCCCGCTCCCTGGCGGCGCAGGTTACCCGGGCCAGGTTGGAGGCCATCCGGCAAAACAGCTTTGCTGGCCTGGTGGTCTTCACCCAGGACGCAGGGGGGTATGCCGTCTTCGTGGACCGAGACGGGAACCGGGTTTACGACCCGGGCGAAGAGGTGCAGCTGGTACGCCTCGGCCAGGGGGACTGGGCCCGGGTGCGGTTGGACCCCAGCCGAAGCACTTTGGGCAATATGCCCATCCTGTTTGACCCCAGAGGCCTTCCCGCCAAACCCATTACCGGCACCATAAGCCTCACTTCCGGCACCGCCACCCGTAAAGTGGTCATCAGCCAGCAAGGCCGTGCCCGGGTGGAGTAA
- a CDS encoding GspH/FimT family protein: MRGRQGLSLIELLVLLAVLGVVLSLSAGILNPDRQAVNQAAQSLAAQVTRARLEAIRQNAFAGLVFFTTGNGGYVVFVDRNGNRTYDANEAIQTVTFGQGDWARVRLAGVSGGTSFTFDTRGVPASFTQIEITLSNRQGTYSKTVQILPQGGAAIQ, translated from the coding sequence GTGAGAGGGCGCCAAGGTCTTTCCTTGATTGAGCTTCTCGTCCTCTTGGCGGTCTTGGGGGTGGTGCTAAGCCTAAGCGCCGGTATCCTCAACCCCGACCGCCAGGCGGTGAACCAGGCGGCCCAGTCCCTAGCCGCCCAGGTGACCCGGGCCAGGCTCGAGGCTATACGGCAAAACGCTTTCGCTGGTTTGGTCTTCTTTACCACTGGCAACGGAGGGTACGTGGTCTTTGTAGATAGGAATGGCAACAGAACCTACGATGCCAACGAAGCGATCCAAACCGTCACCTTCGGCCAAGGGGACTGGGCACGGGTTCGGCTGGCTGGGGTTTCGGGTGGAACCTCCTTTACTTTTGACACCCGGGGCGTTCCCGCGAGCTTCACCCAGATTGAGATAACCCTCAGCAACCGACAAGGAACCTATAGCAAAACCGTGCAGATCTTGCCGCAAGGGGGGGCGGCTATCCAATGA
- a CDS encoding type IV pilus modification PilV family protein: protein MRRQGLTLLETLIALAVLGIAFGALLMSQLSNLRVSAQSRYATDAKAAAVRVLEQKSAEVLKSEILPSPDPKIDDPQTGRSFYFVDYYYRCPTSVNPPPELRGNSTDNLRNVACEGEEQQGNVKVDWRIFGESGILGEGVVTIVVTAMHDRGPQVTIGRRVTCYDVYPSPTNDKPAPCPPPGGGRP, encoded by the coding sequence ATGAGAAGACAAGGGTTAACCCTGCTGGAAACCCTTATCGCTTTGGCTGTTTTGGGCATTGCCTTTGGGGCGCTACTCATGAGCCAGCTATCCAACCTACGGGTTTCGGCCCAAAGCCGCTACGCCACCGATGCCAAGGCTGCCGCGGTGAGGGTGTTGGAACAGAAGTCCGCCGAGGTGCTAAAAAGCGAAATCCTTCCCTCACCTGACCCGAAAATAGACGATCCCCAGACCGGGCGGAGCTTCTACTTTGTGGATTACTACTATCGTTGCCCCACCTCAGTAAACCCTCCCCCTGAGCTCAGAGGAAACAGTACCGACAATCTTCGGAACGTAGCCTGCGAAGGGGAAGAACAGCAGGGAAACGTCAAGGTGGACTGGCGTATCTTTGGCGAGAGTGGCATCTTAGGCGAAGGGGTGGTGACCATCGTGGTTACAGCCATGCATGACCGCGGTCCTCAGGTCACGATAGGCCGCCGGGTAACTTGCTACGACGTCTATCCTTCTCCCACTAACGACAAGCCCGCCCCCTGCCCCCCTCCCGGAGGAGGTAGGCCATGA
- a CDS encoding PilW family protein: protein MRHSGFTLVEVLVALAILVVILGLAIRYFTSNAELTRETQARSELQDRVRMVMQVVSGDLQMAGATYWNQGAENRGFTLPSGHVLEGIDGGPKDSIKISYVTSLRDSGQACRSVEYAFQGDTLLRSDLNATPTSGRDCLAPDPSFQPLADGIAALDIRYLCSNGQSRDTSDCGSDAYPRSAIVEVVGYSLSPMKAAGPQTITTVSGASVACPAGRGCYALRQEVLLPNLKPLPE, encoded by the coding sequence ATGAGGCATAGCGGTTTCACACTGGTAGAGGTCCTGGTGGCCTTGGCCATTCTGGTGGTGATTCTTGGCCTCGCCATACGGTACTTCACCAGCAACGCCGAACTAACCCGGGAAACCCAGGCCCGAAGCGAACTTCAAGATCGGGTGCGTATGGTGATGCAGGTGGTCAGCGGAGACCTCCAGATGGCCGGGGCAACCTATTGGAACCAAGGTGCTGAGAATAGAGGTTTCACGCTACCTAGCGGGCACGTCTTGGAGGGAATAGACGGCGGGCCCAAGGATTCTATTAAGATTTCCTACGTCACCAGCCTGCGAGATTCCGGCCAAGCTTGCCGCAGCGTGGAATACGCCTTCCAGGGCGATACCCTGCTACGGAGCGACCTAAATGCTACCCCCACCAGCGGAAGGGACTGTTTGGCACCAGACCCTTCTTTTCAACCTTTAGCAGACGGCATAGCCGCTTTAGACATCCGCTATCTGTGTAGCAACGGACAAAGCCGGGACACCTCCGATTGCGGCTCCGATGCCTACCCCCGCTCCGCCATCGTAGAGGTGGTGGGGTATTCGCTAAGCCCCATGAAGGCTGCCGGGCCCCAAACGATTACCACGGTTTCGGGTGCAAGCGTTGCCTGTCCTGCAGGACGCGGCTGTTATGCCCTTAGGCAGGAAGTGCTATTGCCCAACCTGAAACCCTTGCCTGAGTAA
- a CDS encoding competence protein ComZ — MRTQGIALVATLALMALIALLVFGTFFRTQIELWITRNDTTSVQAFYAAEAGLQKYKAVLFQQYVWREQQINTGGGAGCYSSLVTGVDLYRNGTLLTFTDNRIVLAQNENVLDTNGNPVGQYTVTLIRDAQDGQLFTLVSQGISSGAKATVQATFRLSNSGYLEQAIFAGTGQANRWLNGGATIRGGIYIVGDPNNPDQYAIESNGNFTLFNHYNLAAYSGIANLVESTYQQVDDLCASVRVQYGKISVGGSTLIGEPNNKVKGVFVGRGSQDITGQNVNVCQNNKGVCTEAMGSFDLSNPPPFPTLDAKLDSDTCSSYSTWRTCLQDKAVLRIERIGNTLNLLQPLQATLHPSCLSAMQSGTLTLDQGTVDCTFTRLDGTLGGFKYSYSGGQGVLEVYGDITLEGLNVVFKRPIAYRALSGSAKKATFAVLAKNGQGGSLVINGNLLPDASQGKFPNHVLGIIAEKDVYQRGHYVMAPVYAGGTFRVVKDNVLFGTVISNQFCTTSAGNQTDCNAGQKAEVVYIRIPQENRPVLMPSLKGGVPTFKVLSYERR; from the coding sequence ATGCGCACGCAAGGCATTGCCCTAGTAGCCACCTTAGCCTTAATGGCCCTCATCGCCCTTCTGGTCTTTGGCACATTCTTTCGGACCCAGATTGAGCTTTGGATTACCAGAAACGACACCACCTCGGTCCAGGCCTTCTATGCCGCCGAAGCGGGTCTTCAGAAGTACAAAGCCGTGCTTTTCCAACAATACGTTTGGCGTGAGCAGCAGATAAATACCGGGGGGGGAGCTGGGTGCTACTCCTCCTTAGTCACGGGTGTAGACCTTTATCGCAACGGAACCCTCCTTACCTTTACCGATAACCGAATCGTCCTGGCCCAAAACGAAAACGTGTTGGATACCAACGGAAACCCTGTTGGCCAGTATACGGTTACCCTGATCCGAGATGCCCAGGACGGTCAGCTCTTTACCCTTGTGTCCCAGGGTATTTCCAGCGGAGCCAAAGCGACCGTACAAGCCACTTTCCGTCTGAGCAACAGCGGTTATCTGGAGCAAGCAATCTTTGCTGGAACCGGCCAGGCCAACAGGTGGCTGAACGGCGGAGCAACTATAAGGGGTGGTATTTACATTGTGGGCGACCCCAATAATCCTGATCAATACGCGATCGAAAGCAACGGCAATTTTACCTTGTTCAACCATTACAACCTTGCTGCATATTCTGGCATCGCCAATCTAGTCGAAAGCACTTACCAGCAGGTTGACGACCTCTGCGCTAGTGTACGCGTGCAGTACGGTAAAATTTCGGTAGGAGGAAGCACACTCATTGGTGAGCCCAACAACAAGGTAAAGGGCGTCTTCGTAGGAAGGGGTAGCCAAGATATCACGGGGCAGAACGTAAACGTTTGCCAAAACAACAAGGGGGTGTGCACCGAAGCCATGGGATCCTTTGACCTCTCCAATCCCCCACCCTTTCCCACTTTGGACGCAAAACTAGACTCGGACACTTGTAGTAGTTACTCCACGTGGCGCACCTGCTTGCAGGATAAGGCGGTTTTGCGGATAGAGCGGATAGGCAACACCCTAAACTTACTCCAGCCTCTCCAGGCTACCCTCCATCCCTCATGCCTTAGTGCTATGCAATCCGGAACCCTTACTCTGGACCAGGGAACCGTAGATTGCACCTTTACCCGCCTGGACGGTACCTTGGGTGGCTTTAAGTATTCGTATTCCGGCGGGCAAGGGGTTCTGGAGGTATACGGAGACATAACGCTAGAGGGGCTGAATGTGGTCTTTAAGCGGCCAATAGCCTACAGGGCTCTTTCCGGGAGCGCAAAGAAGGCCACCTTTGCTGTACTGGCCAAGAACGGGCAGGGAGGCAGTCTAGTTATAAACGGTAACCTTCTCCCCGATGCTTCCCAAGGGAAGTTCCCCAATCATGTACTGGGCATTATCGCTGAGAAGGATGTCTACCAAAGAGGCCATTATGTGATGGCCCCGGTATACGCTGGAGGAACCTTCCGAGTGGTAAAGGACAACGTTCTCTTCGGTACAGTAATCAGCAACCAGTTCTGCACCACCAGCGCCGGTAACCAGACTGATTGCAACGCTGGCCAAAAGGCCGAGGTGGTTTACATACGCATCCCACAAGAAAACCGTCCCGTGCTTATGCCTAGCCTGAAAGGTGGCGTGCCAACCTTTAAGGTGCTCTCCTACGAGCGGCGTTAG
- a CDS encoding type II secretion system protein, whose product MRNAKGFTLIELLIVIAIIGILAAVLVPNLLQARRTAQIRAEEAYAQNVYKVANAAIAEDPNIDQGDVQKSCLGSYTVGNYSAGTAPATLTTCNVTYDPTTQVVTVEYGGATSPNKTIGQ is encoded by the coding sequence ATGCGTAACGCAAAAGGCTTCACCCTGATTGAGCTCCTGATCGTCATCGCCATCATCGGCATCCTGGCGGCGGTGCTGGTACCTAACCTGCTCCAGGCTCGGCGTACAGCCCAAATCCGCGCGGAAGAAGCCTACGCGCAAAACGTCTACAAGGTTGCCAACGCTGCAATTGCTGAGGACCCAAATATTGACCAGGGCGATGTCCAAAAAAGCTGCCTGGGATCCTACACCGTTGGAAACTACAGTGCTGGCACGGCTCCCGCAACTTTGACTACGTGTAACGTTACCTACGACCCCACTACTCAGGTAGTTACAGTGGAATACGGCGGCGCTACCAGTCCCAACAAAACTATCGGCCAGTAG
- a CDS encoding Uma2 family endonuclease produces the protein MGEPAKPLRQLTAEEYLAWEEAQPERHELVEGVPFAMAGATEAHNLIVGNLFYRLRPKAQERGCRVFVSEMRLRISPHTFYYPDLMVVCQEDAHPLYKERPCLVVEVLSQSTEATDRREKLWRYLRLPSLQGYLLVDSRYPRVEVYFRGPEGWLYRAWGPEDGEVEVPCLGVGVSLGEIYEGVELGATS, from the coding sequence ATGGGTGAGCCGGCCAAGCCCCTTAGGCAGTTAACCGCTGAGGAGTACCTGGCCTGGGAGGAGGCCCAGCCCGAGCGGCACGAGCTGGTGGAAGGGGTGCCCTTCGCCATGGCCGGGGCCACGGAGGCCCATAACCTCATTGTGGGCAACCTCTTCTATCGCTTGCGCCCAAAGGCCCAGGAGCGGGGTTGCCGGGTGTTTGTTTCCGAGATGCGCCTTAGGATTTCCCCGCACACCTTTTACTATCCCGATCTCATGGTGGTGTGCCAGGAGGATGCCCACCCCCTATACAAGGAAAGGCCTTGCCTGGTGGTGGAGGTCCTGTCCCAAAGCACAGAGGCCACCGACCGCCGGGAGAAGCTTTGGCGCTACCTAAGGCTTCCCAGCCTCCAGGGCTACCTCCTGGTGGATAGCCGTTACCCCCGGGTGGAGGTCTACTTCCGGGGGCCGGAAGGCTGGCTGTACCGTGCCTGGGGGCCGGAGGACGGAGAGGTGGAGGTCCCCTGCCTGGGGGTGGGGGTTTCCCTGGGGGAGATCTACGAGGGTGTGGAGCTAGGGGCTACTTCTTAG
- a CDS encoding chromosome segregation protein ScpA yields the protein MIRLEFPGFSGTPQELREALRRGRVSPRALPVLALVEQALSQVPEDLRARSELLPILAELLVLRLSPERALAPREEGEEASLVRVLLDLSETVAFLQERLERRSRLIPVSPPPLPRPGLRLPPRALAEAARPFRKAVLALGREGFGLMEAWARIRGFLKGRLPFHRLPLRTWEEKAMGFAALLEAYRLGRVGLEQEANFGPLWVEAKERQEEAFLPSPAQLGWEGGFLGGGVGRMGGDG from the coding sequence GTGATTCGCTTGGAGTTCCCCGGGTTTTCCGGCACGCCCCAGGAGTTGCGGGAGGCCCTTAGGCGGGGGCGTGTTTCCCCCAGGGCCTTGCCCGTGCTTGCCCTCGTAGAGCAGGCCCTTTCCCAGGTCCCCGAGGACCTAAGGGCCAGGAGCGAGCTCCTGCCCATCCTGGCGGAGTTGCTGGTCCTGAGGCTTTCCCCGGAAAGGGCCCTTGCCCCCAGGGAGGAAGGGGAGGAGGCCTCCCTGGTGCGGGTGCTTTTGGACCTTTCGGAGACCGTGGCCTTTTTGCAGGAACGGCTGGAGAGGCGTTCCCGGCTCATCCCCGTCTCCCCACCCCCCCTTCCCAGGCCCGGCCTCCGCCTCCCCCCCAGGGCCCTGGCCGAGGCGGCCAGGCCCTTTAGAAAGGCCGTCTTGGCCCTGGGCCGGGAAGGCTTTGGCCTCATGGAGGCCTGGGCCCGGATCAGGGGCTTTTTAAAGGGGCGCCTTCCCTTCCACCGGCTTCCCCTCAGGACCTGGGAGGAGAAGGCCATGGGCTTTGCCGCCCTTCTGGAGGCCTATCGGCTTGGGCGGGTAGGGCTGGAGCAGGAGGCGAACTTCGGCCCCCTTTGGGTGGAGGCCAAGGAGAGGCAGGAGGAAGCCTTTCTTCCCTCTCCCGCCCAACTGGGCTGGGAAGGGGGCTTCCTCGGGGGTGGGGTGGGTAGAATGGGTGGGGATGGGTGA
- the trpS gene encoding tryptophan--tRNA ligase has translation MTRVLSGIQPSGEIHIGNYLGAIKQWVELGERLGREAFFCIVDYHALTNPLAYDPSTLAQRTFEAALVNMAAGLNPEKVTLFVQSHVPEHTELSWVFTTITPLGDLTRMTQFKDKAAKQEAVWSGLLMYPVLQAADILIYKADTVPVGEDQVQHIELTREIARRFNALFGETFPEPEALLNPEAPRVPGIDGKAKMSKSLGNTIGLLEDERSIWEKIRHLPDDPQRIRLADPGDPGRTVVFTYLSYFAPKELVEALKEEYRKAGIGTLVVKRILFEEMMKVLRPIRERAEELRKDPDYVMDALLEGAKRARAVAQATMEEVREKVGLLLPTKRPVLS, from the coding sequence ATGACGCGGGTTCTTTCCGGCATCCAGCCCTCGGGGGAGATCCACATCGGCAACTACCTGGGGGCCATCAAGCAGTGGGTGGAGCTGGGGGAGAGGTTGGGGCGGGAGGCGTTCTTCTGCATCGTGGACTACCACGCCCTCACCAACCCCCTGGCCTACGACCCCTCTACCCTCGCCCAGCGCACCTTTGAGGCGGCTTTGGTGAACATGGCCGCCGGCCTCAACCCGGAGAAGGTCACCCTCTTTGTCCAGTCCCACGTGCCCGAGCACACGGAGCTTTCCTGGGTCTTCACCACCATCACCCCCTTGGGGGACCTCACCCGCATGACCCAGTTCAAGGACAAGGCCGCCAAGCAGGAGGCGGTCTGGAGCGGGCTTCTCATGTACCCGGTGCTCCAGGCGGCGGACATCCTCATCTACAAGGCGGACACCGTGCCCGTGGGGGAGGACCAGGTGCAGCACATTGAGCTCACCCGGGAGATCGCCCGCCGCTTCAACGCCCTCTTTGGGGAGACCTTCCCCGAACCCGAGGCCCTCCTCAACCCCGAGGCCCCCAGGGTGCCGGGCATAGACGGCAAGGCCAAGATGAGCAAATCCCTGGGGAACACCATCGGCCTCTTGGAGGACGAAAGGAGCATCTGGGAGAAGATCCGCCACCTGCCCGACGATCCCCAGCGCATCCGCCTCGCCGACCCCGGGGACCCGGGGCGCACCGTGGTCTTCACCTACCTTTCCTACTTTGCCCCCAAGGAGCTGGTGGAGGCTTTGAAGGAGGAATACCGGAAGGCGGGGATCGGGACCCTGGTGGTGAAGCGCATCCTCTTTGAGGAGATGATGAAGGTCCTCCGCCCCATCCGCGAGCGGGCGGAGGAGCTGAGGAAGGACCCCGACTACGTGATGGATGCCCTTTTGGAAGGGGCCAAGCGGGCCCGGGCCGTGGCCCAGGCCACCATGGAGGAGGTGCGGGAGAAGGTGGGGCTTCTTCTCCCCACGAAGCGCCCGGTGCTTTCGTGA
- the leuC gene encoding 3-isopropylmalate dehydratase large subunit: MGKTLYEKVWEAHEVRRLKNGQSQLFIDLHLLHEVTSPQAFGMLKDLGLRVRYPHRTFATVDHIVPTHDRTEPFQDPLAQSMLEALRQNTKEHGVTFFDLGSGNQGIVHVIGPQLGLTQPGMTIACGDSHTSTHGAFGAVAFGIGTSQVRDVLATQTLAARKLKVRRINIEGKLAPGVYAKDVILHIIRHLGVKGGLGYAYEYGGSTVEAMDMESRMTLCNMSIEGGARIGYVNPDETTFAYLEGRPYSPKGAEWEEAKRRWRAVASDPDATYDDVVTFRAEEIPPTVTWGINPGQALPIDGRIPLLEELPPEERPLAEEALAYMGFRPGQPIKGVPIQVAFIGSCTNARLSDLREVARHLKGHKVKRGVRALVVPGSEWVARKAEEEGIAEVFREAGFEWRNPGCSMCLAMNPDRLQGDELAASSSNRNYKGRMGSPKGRTVLMSPLMVAAAAVTGEIADAREVFGIGR; the protein is encoded by the coding sequence ATGGGAAAAACGCTTTACGAGAAGGTTTGGGAGGCTCACGAGGTGCGAAGGCTCAAGAACGGGCAAAGCCAGCTTTTCATCGACCTGCACCTCCTCCACGAGGTCACGAGCCCCCAGGCCTTCGGCATGCTGAAGGACTTGGGCCTTAGGGTACGTTACCCCCACCGCACCTTCGCCACCGTGGATCACATCGTCCCCACCCACGACCGCACCGAGCCCTTCCAGGACCCCTTGGCCCAGAGCATGCTGGAAGCCCTCAGACAAAACACAAAGGAGCACGGGGTCACCTTTTTTGACCTGGGAAGCGGCAACCAGGGCATTGTCCACGTGATCGGCCCCCAGCTGGGCCTCACCCAGCCGGGGATGACCATCGCCTGCGGGGACTCCCACACCTCCACCCACGGGGCCTTCGGCGCCGTGGCCTTTGGCATCGGCACCAGCCAGGTGCGGGACGTCCTCGCCACCCAGACCCTGGCGGCAAGGAAGCTGAAGGTACGGCGCATCAACATAGAGGGGAAGCTTGCCCCAGGGGTTTACGCCAAGGACGTGATCCTGCACATCATCCGCCACCTGGGGGTGAAGGGAGGCTTGGGCTACGCCTACGAGTACGGGGGAAGCACGGTGGAGGCCATGGACATGGAAAGCCGCATGACCCTTTGCAACATGTCCATTGAAGGTGGGGCTCGCATCGGCTACGTGAACCCCGACGAGACCACTTTCGCCTACCTCGAGGGCCGCCCCTATAGCCCCAAGGGGGCAGAGTGGGAGGAGGCCAAAAGGCGCTGGCGGGCCGTGGCCTCCGACCCTGACGCCACCTACGATGACGTGGTCACCTTCCGGGCGGAGGAGATCCCCCCCACGGTCACCTGGGGGATCAACCCCGGCCAAGCCCTGCCCATAGATGGGCGGATTCCCCTCTTAGAGGAGCTTCCCCCTGAGGAAAGGCCTCTGGCCGAGGAGGCCTTGGCCTACATGGGCTTTAGGCCCGGGCAACCCATCAAAGGGGTGCCCATCCAGGTGGCCTTCATCGGCAGCTGCACCAACGCCAGGCTTTCCGACCTCCGCGAGGTGGCCCGCCACCTGAAGGGCCACAAGGTGAAAAGGGGGGTGCGGGCCCTGGTGGTGCCGGGCTCGGAGTGGGTGGCCAGGAAGGCGGAGGAGGAAGGCATCGCCGAGGTCTTCCGGGAGGCGGGATTTGAGTGGCGGAACCCGGGGTGCTCCATGTGCCTGGCCATGAACCCCGACCGCCTGCAAGGGGACGAGCTTGCCGCCAGCTCCTCCAACCGCAACTACAAGGGAAGGATGGGAAGCCCAAAGGGGCGCACGGTGCTCATGAGCCCCCTGATGGTAGCGGCGGCGGCGGTGACGGGCGAGATCGCCGATGCCCGGGAAGTGTTTGGGATTGGGAGGTAA
- the leuD gene encoding 3-isopropylmalate dehydratase small subunit, whose translation MLEKFTVIRGRVVPLRGEDIDTDRIIPARFMKVLTFEGLGKYLFYDERFDEKGEPKPHPLNDPRYQGASILLVEAGFGSGSSREHAPQAIKRAGFRAIIGESFAEIFFGNATAIGLPCVTLAPEDLAVLFQAVEQDPDLEVEVDLVNKEVRFGSRTAPLSIPEEAREALVEGLWDPIGELLQAGELLDQFDRRLPYPRRSE comes from the coding sequence ATGCTGGAGAAGTTCACCGTGATCCGCGGCCGGGTGGTACCCCTTAGGGGCGAGGACATCGACACGGACCGCATCATCCCCGCCCGCTTCATGAAGGTGCTCACCTTTGAGGGGCTTGGGAAGTACCTCTTCTACGATGAGCGGTTTGACGAGAAGGGGGAGCCCAAGCCCCACCCCTTGAACGACCCCCGCTACCAAGGGGCCAGCATCCTCTTGGTGGAGGCGGGTTTCGGTTCCGGAAGTAGCCGGGAGCACGCTCCCCAGGCCATCAAGCGGGCAGGGTTTCGGGCCATCATCGGGGAAAGCTTTGCGGAGATCTTCTTTGGCAACGCCACGGCCATCGGCCTTCCCTGCGTGACCTTGGCCCCAGAGGATCTGGCGGTCCTCTTCCAGGCGGTGGAGCAGGATCCGGACCTCGAGGTGGAGGTGGACCTGGTGAACAAGGAGGTGCGCTTCGGCAGCCGCACCGCCCCTCTCTCCATCCCCGAGGAGGCCCGGGAGGCCTTGGTGGAAGGCCTTTGGGACCCCATTGGGGAGCTTCTTCAGGCGGGGGAGCTTCTGGACCAGTTTGACCGCCGCCTTCCCTACCCCAGGAGGTCAGAGTGA